The Streptomyces sp. NBC_00670 genome window below encodes:
- a CDS encoding FBP domain-containing protein, producing the protein MRPLTEPDIRTSFVNCSKGEAKRLSVPRDLDERPWDALDFLGWRDPGAPDRSYVVTERDGRLVGVTLRFPSAQRGFLHRSMCSLCLTTHPGSGVSLMTARKAGAAGREGNSVGLYMCTDLACSLYVRGKKVPQGGGRFQESLTVEEQIARTVDNLSGFLDKLGV; encoded by the coding sequence ATGCGACCCCTCACCGAGCCGGACATCCGTACCTCGTTCGTCAACTGTTCGAAAGGCGAGGCGAAGCGGCTCTCCGTGCCCCGGGACCTCGACGAGCGCCCCTGGGACGCGCTCGACTTCCTCGGCTGGCGCGACCCGGGCGCGCCCGACCGCAGCTATGTGGTGACCGAGCGCGACGGCCGGCTCGTCGGCGTCACCCTGCGTTTCCCCTCCGCGCAGCGCGGTTTCCTGCACCGCAGCATGTGCTCGCTCTGCCTGACCACGCACCCCGGCAGCGGCGTCTCCCTGATGACCGCGCGCAAGGCGGGCGCGGCCGGCCGAGAGGGCAACTCCGTCGGCCTGTACATGTGCACCGACCTGGCCTGCTCGCTCTACGTACGCGGCAAGAAGGTCCCGCAGGGCGGCGGCCGGTTCCAGGAGAGCCTGACGGTGGAGGAGCAGATCGCCCGCACGGTGGACAACCTGTCGGGGTTCCTCGACAAGCTGGGCGTCTGA
- a CDS encoding GH1 family beta-glucosidase, with protein MTIDLGAFPRDFLWGTATAAYQIEGAAAEDGRSPSIWDTYSHTPGKVAGGDHGDVACDHYHRWEEDIELMRRLGTNAYRLSVAWPRVVPGGTGEVNAKGLDFYDRLIDALLAAGITPSVTLYHWDLPQVLQDRGGWPERDTALAFASYAGVVAERLGDRVTMWTTLNEPLCSAWIGHLEGKMAPGLTDLPAAVRASYHLLLGHGLAVRAVRAAVPDARIGFVNNLSYVEPATDRPEDVAAARRMDGHANRWWLDPVHGRGFPADMREVYGVDLPERAGDLAAMAEPLDWLGLNYYFPSAIEDDPTGPAPRARAVRQPGLPRTGMDWEVDANGIERLLLRLTEDYGARQLYITENGSCYPDVVRPDGTVDDPERVAYLDQHLAACASAVRKGVPLAGYFAWSLLDNFEWAYGYDKRFGLVHVDYATQRRTIKGSGHHYADLIRAHGRLGQSAA; from the coding sequence GTGACCATCGACCTCGGCGCCTTCCCGCGCGACTTCCTGTGGGGCACGGCCACCGCGGCGTACCAGATCGAGGGGGCCGCCGCCGAGGACGGCCGCTCGCCCTCCATCTGGGACACCTACTCCCACACCCCCGGCAAGGTCGCGGGCGGGGACCACGGTGATGTGGCCTGCGACCACTACCACCGCTGGGAGGAGGACATCGAACTGATGCGCCGGCTGGGCACCAACGCCTACCGGCTGTCGGTGGCCTGGCCGCGCGTGGTGCCGGGCGGCACGGGCGAGGTCAACGCCAAGGGGCTCGACTTCTACGACCGGCTGATCGACGCGCTCCTCGCGGCCGGCATCACCCCCTCCGTCACCCTCTACCACTGGGACCTGCCGCAGGTGCTCCAGGACCGGGGCGGCTGGCCGGAGCGCGACACCGCGCTCGCCTTCGCCTCGTACGCCGGTGTCGTCGCCGAGCGGCTCGGGGACCGCGTCACGATGTGGACGACGCTGAACGAGCCGCTGTGCTCCGCCTGGATCGGCCATCTGGAGGGCAAGATGGCGCCGGGGCTGACCGACCTCCCGGCCGCCGTGCGCGCCTCGTACCATCTGCTCCTCGGCCACGGGCTCGCCGTCCGCGCGGTGCGCGCGGCGGTCCCGGACGCGCGGATCGGGTTCGTCAACAACCTGTCCTACGTCGAGCCCGCCACCGACCGGCCCGAGGACGTCGCGGCCGCCCGGCGCATGGACGGCCACGCCAACCGCTGGTGGCTGGACCCGGTGCACGGCCGCGGCTTCCCCGCGGACATGCGCGAGGTGTACGGCGTCGACCTGCCCGAGCGGGCGGGCGACCTCGCGGCGATGGCCGAGCCGCTGGACTGGCTGGGCCTGAACTACTACTTCCCGTCCGCCATCGAGGACGACCCCACGGGACCGGCGCCCCGTGCCCGCGCGGTACGCCAGCCGGGGCTGCCGCGCACCGGCATGGACTGGGAGGTCGACGCGAACGGCATCGAGCGGCTGCTGCTCCGCCTCACCGAGGACTACGGCGCCCGGCAGCTGTACATCACGGAGAACGGCTCCTGCTACCCCGACGTCGTACGTCCAGACGGCACGGTCGACGACCCCGAGCGCGTCGCCTACCTCGACCAGCACCTGGCGGCGTGCGCCTCCGCCGTCCGCAAGGGCGTGCCGCTGGCCGGGTACTTCGCCTGGTCGCTGCTCGACAACTTCGAGTGGGCGTACGGCTACGACAAGCGGTTCGGGCTGGTCCACGTCGACTACGCGACGCAGCGCCGCACCATCAAGGGCAGCGGGCACCACTACGCGGACCTGATCCGCGCGCACGGGCGGCTCGGGCAGAGCGCGGCGTAG
- a CDS encoding carbohydrate ABC transporter permease, which yields MSETLRTARVPRSPMAPPRTFLWTRRIFLTLLTGFVLVPVYVMVSSSLKPLADVTGTFHWLPSELTIRPYIDIWSTVPLAKYFVNSLIVAGAATVCSVVIAVFAAYAVSRYSFRGKRVFTVTVLSTQMFPGILFLLPLFLLYVNIGNATGIALFGSRGGLILTYLTFSLPFSIWMLIGYFDSVPRDLDEAALVDGCGPLGALFRVVVPAAIPGIVAVAVYAFMTAWGEVLFASVMTNDTTRTLAVGLQGYSTQYDVYWNQIMAASLVVSVPVVAGFLLLQRYLVAGLTAGAVK from the coding sequence ATGTCTGAGACCCTGCGCACCGCACGGGTGCCCCGCTCCCCCATGGCGCCGCCGCGCACCTTCCTGTGGACCCGGCGGATCTTCCTCACCCTGCTCACCGGCTTCGTGCTGGTGCCGGTGTACGTGATGGTCTCCAGCTCGCTGAAGCCGCTCGCGGACGTCACCGGCACGTTCCACTGGCTGCCCAGCGAGCTGACGATCCGCCCGTACATCGACATCTGGTCGACGGTGCCGCTGGCGAAGTACTTCGTGAACTCGCTGATCGTGGCGGGCGCGGCGACCGTCTGCTCGGTGGTCATCGCGGTGTTCGCCGCCTACGCGGTCAGCCGCTACAGCTTCCGCGGCAAGCGCGTCTTCACGGTGACCGTGCTGTCCACGCAGATGTTCCCCGGCATCCTCTTCCTGCTGCCGCTGTTCCTGCTCTACGTCAACATCGGCAACGCCACCGGCATCGCGCTGTTCGGCTCGCGCGGCGGGCTGATCCTGACGTACCTCACCTTCTCGCTGCCGTTCTCGATCTGGATGCTGATCGGCTACTTCGACTCGGTGCCGCGCGATCTGGACGAGGCGGCGCTGGTCGACGGCTGCGGTCCGCTCGGCGCGCTGTTCCGCGTCGTCGTGCCAGCCGCGATCCCCGGCATCGTCGCGGTCGCCGTCTACGCCTTCATGACCGCGTGGGGCGAGGTGCTGTTCGCCTCCGTGATGACCAACGACACCACCCGCACGCTCGCCGTCGGACTCCAGGGCTACTCCACGCAATACGACGTGTACTGGAACCAGATCATGGCCGCCTCGCTCGTGGTGAGCGTGCCCGTGGTCGCCGGATTCCTGCTGCTCCAGCGGTACCTGGTGGCCGGACTGACGGCGGGAGCCGTCAAGTGA
- a CDS encoding carbohydrate ABC transporter permease, with the protein MTTTAPAREPAVRKDPPGAARGPRRRTGRLRRVTLPYLLLLPALILELLVHLIPMVIGVVMSFKELTQFYIRDWGTAPWSGFDNYKVSVDFDAPVGEALLHSFLVTVVFTLLSVGLCWLIGTVAAICMQDTFRGRGLLRALFLVPYALPVYAAVITWVFMFQHDNGLVNHVLHDQLRLTDKPSFWLIGDNSFIALLTVSVWKGWPFAFLIVMAGLQNIPKELYEAAALDGAGMLQQIRRITLPSLRPVNQVLVLVLFLWTFNDFNTPFVLFGKGAPQAADLISVHIYQASFVTWNFGTGSAMSVLLLLFLLVVTGVYLALTSRDRTAGSSRRRKETADV; encoded by the coding sequence ATGACCACCACCGCCCCGGCCCGGGAGCCGGCGGTGCGCAAGGACCCGCCCGGTGCGGCACGCGGCCCCCGCCGCCGCACCGGGCGGCTCCGCCGCGTCACCCTGCCCTACCTGCTCCTCCTGCCCGCCCTGATCCTCGAACTCCTGGTCCATCTGATACCGATGGTGATCGGTGTCGTGATGAGCTTCAAGGAGCTCACCCAGTTCTACATCCGCGACTGGGGCACCGCCCCCTGGTCCGGGTTCGACAACTACAAGGTGTCGGTGGACTTCGACGCGCCGGTCGGCGAGGCGCTGCTCCACTCCTTCCTCGTGACCGTCGTCTTCACCCTGCTGTCGGTCGGCCTGTGCTGGCTGATCGGCACGGTCGCCGCGATCTGCATGCAGGACACCTTCCGCGGCCGCGGTCTGCTGCGCGCCCTGTTCCTGGTGCCGTACGCGCTGCCGGTCTACGCGGCCGTCATCACCTGGGTGTTCATGTTCCAGCACGACAACGGCCTGGTGAACCACGTCCTGCACGACCAGCTCCGCCTCACCGACAAGCCCTCCTTCTGGCTCATCGGCGACAACAGCTTCATCGCGCTGCTGACCGTGTCGGTGTGGAAGGGCTGGCCGTTCGCCTTCCTCATCGTGATGGCCGGGTTGCAGAACATCCCCAAGGAGCTGTACGAGGCCGCCGCGCTGGACGGCGCCGGGATGCTCCAGCAGATCCGCCGGATCACGCTGCCGTCGCTGCGCCCCGTCAACCAGGTGCTGGTGCTGGTGCTGTTCCTGTGGACGTTCAACGACTTCAACACACCGTTCGTGCTGTTCGGCAAGGGCGCCCCGCAGGCCGCGGACCTCATCTCGGTCCACATCTACCAGGCGTCCTTCGTCACCTGGAACTTCGGCACCGGCTCGGCGATGTCGGTCCTGCTGCTGCTCTTCCTGCTGGTGGTGACGGGCGTCTATCTGGCGCTGACCTCCCGGGACCGCACCGCCGGCAGCTCCCGCCGCCGTAAGGAGACGGCCGATGTCTGA
- a CDS encoding ABC transporter substrate-binding protein, with protein MRRTRVAAAAAVTVSLLTAVTACGGGSSTSGGSNDSPKTLTYWASNQGASIQVDKKVLQPELDKFEKQTGIKVELEVVPWSDLLNRILTAATSGQGPDVLNIGNTWSASLQATGALLPWDAKNFEKIGGKDRFVDSALGSTGAEGKDPAAVPLYSMAYALYYNKQIFADAGISEPPATWDELVADGKKIRAKGKNPLGAEGSNLSENIHHVFVFAKQHGADFFTADGKPDFTNDKAVAAVKQYVDLMAKDKAIPAGNAEYAQNQSVSDFAKGRTAMLLWQSAASNLKSQGMADDAYGIAPVPVQSGTPGAGTQVNSMVAGINMAVFKNTDNLDGATEFVKFMTSDAEQKTLNKAYSSIPPVKAAQSDPAFNSGATAVLKTTLGTSAAALPQVADESQFETTVGTAVKELFADAAGGRSVTTASVKAKLEKAQQQMPKK; from the coding sequence ATGCGCAGAACCCGAGTCGCGGCCGCCGCCGCGGTCACCGTCTCCCTGCTGACCGCCGTGACCGCGTGCGGCGGCGGCTCGTCGACGAGCGGCGGGTCCAACGACTCGCCGAAGACGCTCACGTACTGGGCCTCCAACCAGGGCGCCAGCATCCAGGTGGACAAGAAGGTCCTCCAGCCCGAGCTGGACAAGTTCGAGAAGCAGACCGGCATCAAGGTCGAGCTGGAGGTCGTGCCCTGGTCGGACCTGCTCAACCGGATCCTGACCGCCGCCACCTCGGGCCAGGGCCCGGACGTGCTGAACATCGGCAACACCTGGAGCGCCTCGCTGCAGGCCACCGGGGCGCTGCTGCCGTGGGACGCGAAGAACTTCGAGAAGATCGGCGGCAAGGACCGCTTCGTCGACTCCGCGCTCGGCTCGACCGGCGCCGAGGGCAAGGACCCGGCCGCGGTCCCGCTGTACTCGATGGCGTACGCGCTCTACTACAACAAGCAGATCTTCGCCGACGCGGGCATCTCCGAGCCGCCGGCCACCTGGGACGAACTGGTCGCCGACGGCAAGAAGATCAGGGCCAAGGGCAAGAACCCGCTGGGCGCCGAGGGCTCCAACCTCTCCGAGAACATCCACCACGTGTTCGTCTTCGCCAAGCAGCACGGCGCGGACTTCTTCACGGCCGACGGCAAGCCCGACTTCACCAATGACAAGGCCGTCGCGGCGGTCAAGCAGTACGTCGACCTGATGGCGAAGGACAAGGCGATCCCGGCGGGCAACGCCGAGTACGCGCAGAACCAGTCGGTGAGCGACTTCGCCAAGGGCAGGACGGCGATGCTGCTGTGGCAGTCGGCCGCGTCCAACCTCAAGTCGCAGGGCATGGCCGACGACGCCTACGGCATCGCCCCGGTGCCCGTGCAGTCCGGCACCCCCGGCGCCGGCACCCAGGTCAACTCGATGGTCGCCGGAATCAACATGGCCGTCTTCAAGAACACCGACAACCTCGACGGCGCCACGGAGTTCGTGAAGTTCATGACCAGCGACGCCGAGCAGAAGACGCTCAACAAGGCCTACAGCTCGATCCCGCCGGTGAAGGCGGCGCAGTCGGACCCGGCGTTCAACTCCGGTGCCACCGCCGTCCTCAAGACCACCCTCGGCACCAGCGCCGCCGCGCTGCCGCAGGTCGCCGACGAGTCGCAGTTCGAGACGACGGTCGGCACGGCCGTCAAGGAACTGTTCGCCGACGCCGCCGGCGGCCGGTCGGTGACCACCGCGTCGGTGAAGGCGAAGCTCGAGAAGGCCCAGCAGCAGATGCCCAAGAAGTGA
- a CDS encoding ROK family transcriptional regulator produces MAGRNGRTVRDLRRGNRAEVLQRLYFDGPMSRFELGPVTGLSSGSVSNVVAELVADGLVEEAGSVDSDGGRPRTLLRVAPAAGHMIGVDVGETRVRVELFDLALTELARTERPLEHQRYDVDVVVGHIRDGIAEVLATTGLAPERLLGVGIGVPGIVAREGEQGAVVHGQTIGWDAVPLEARLRSACLLPDSVPYFADNGARTLGQAEMWFGAGRGARNAVVVLFGSGVGACLVTDDVTGGRAVEYGHLTVRVRGRRCRCGALGCLEAYAGAEALLARWREAGGQVPEGADEETALTALLAAAYPEEGGADPVASAVLEETAEYLGAGLSDLINLFRPERILIGGWAGLQLGARFLPAVRRHAVAYSLRHPAERVAIELGRLGPDAVTVGAAILPLADFFAAGGRRAGAGPDTAPRRAPAWREALRDRASGR; encoded by the coding sequence ATGGCGGGGCGGAACGGGCGGACGGTGCGTGACCTGCGGCGCGGCAATCGCGCCGAGGTACTGCAACGGTTGTATTTCGACGGCCCGATGAGCCGCTTCGAACTGGGGCCGGTGACCGGGCTCAGCTCCGGCTCGGTCAGCAACGTGGTGGCCGAACTGGTGGCCGACGGACTGGTCGAGGAGGCCGGCTCGGTCGACTCCGACGGCGGCCGGCCCCGCACCCTGCTGCGGGTGGCGCCCGCCGCCGGGCACATGATCGGCGTCGACGTCGGCGAGACCCGGGTCCGGGTCGAGCTGTTCGACCTCGCCCTCACCGAACTCGCCCGCACCGAACGCCCGTTGGAGCACCAGCGGTACGACGTCGACGTCGTCGTCGGCCACATCCGGGACGGCATCGCCGAGGTGCTGGCCACCACGGGGCTCGCCCCCGAGCGGCTGCTCGGCGTCGGCATCGGCGTCCCCGGCATCGTCGCCCGCGAGGGCGAGCAGGGCGCCGTCGTGCACGGCCAGACCATCGGCTGGGACGCCGTCCCGCTGGAGGCCAGGCTGCGCTCCGCCTGTCTGCTGCCCGACTCCGTGCCCTATTTCGCCGACAACGGCGCCCGCACCCTCGGCCAGGCCGAGATGTGGTTCGGCGCCGGCCGCGGTGCCCGCAACGCGGTGGTCGTCCTGTTCGGCTCCGGTGTCGGCGCCTGCCTCGTCACCGACGACGTGACCGGCGGCCGCGCGGTGGAGTACGGGCACCTGACCGTACGGGTGCGGGGGCGCCGGTGCCGGTGCGGGGCGCTGGGCTGCCTGGAGGCGTACGCGGGCGCCGAGGCGCTGCTCGCGCGGTGGCGGGAGGCCGGGGGACAGGTGCCCGAGGGCGCCGACGAGGAGACCGCGCTCACGGCGCTGCTCGCGGCGGCGTACCCGGAGGAGGGCGGGGCCGACCCGGTGGCGTCGGCGGTCCTGGAGGAGACGGCGGAGTACCTCGGCGCCGGCCTCTCCGACCTGATCAACCTCTTCCGCCCCGAACGCATCCTGATCGGCGGCTGGGCGGGCCTCCAGCTCGGCGCCCGCTTCCTGCCCGCGGTCCGCCGCCACGCGGTGGCGTACTCCCTGCGCCACCCGGCGGAACGGGTCGCGATCGAACTGGGCCGGCTCGGTCCGGACGCGGTGACGGTGGGCGCCGCGATCCTGCCGCTGGCCGACTTCTTCGCGGCCGGGGGACGCCGGGCGGGCGCCGGCCCCGACACCGCCCCGCGCCGCGCCCCGGCATGGCGCGAGGCGCTGCGGGACCGGGCGTCGGGGAGGTAG
- a CDS encoding M1 family metallopeptidase yields the protein MPAHRHRRRATALATTVAAGIVFTAVPAAGASGTGGVGDPYFPDDGNSGYDVSRYDVHVTYGPARPRYLEGDTTVEAVATEDLDRLHLDLEGFTVTEVSVDGTPARTVSREGTHELVITPARPLARNTRFSVRVRYAGEPVGKGWHALADGGVDVSDEPHSATAWYPANDHPSDKATFRLTATVPTGWTVVGNGRPGATTTDRNTSTFRWYEDRPMATYLSTLAIDRFTMRTSKLSDGTPVINAYSPGSRIDPEAEAELPEIIDFLASKFGPYPFSSAGAIVVSGDDGESPIALETQSRPTYHGGFFDASMVHENAHQWFGNSVSFSDWRDGCLAECFAQYAGQLWDEGKHGADLDKGFYADMVEESEADPEFWTTRLYDPGQGSELANALYSKGSMMLHALRRTVGDDAFFGTLKRWQRDHRYGNASWPQFEALAQEVSGKDLTGFFRAWAHGTTVPPDKYLYPGSLASLAPAG from the coding sequence ATGCCCGCCCACCGGCATCGCCGCCGCGCCACCGCCCTGGCCACGACCGTGGCCGCCGGAATCGTGTTCACCGCAGTCCCCGCCGCCGGCGCCTCCGGCACGGGCGGCGTCGGTGACCCCTACTTCCCCGACGACGGGAACTCCGGCTACGACGTCTCGCGGTACGACGTGCACGTCACCTACGGCCCGGCCCGCCCCCGGTACCTGGAGGGCGACACCACGGTGGAGGCCGTCGCCACCGAGGACCTGGACCGGCTGCACCTCGATCTGGAGGGCTTCACGGTCACCGAGGTCAGCGTGGACGGCACACCCGCCCGCACCGTCTCCCGGGAGGGCACGCACGAACTCGTCATCACTCCGGCCCGGCCGCTCGCGAGGAACACGCGGTTCTCCGTACGCGTCCGCTACGCGGGCGAACCGGTCGGCAAGGGCTGGCACGCGCTCGCCGACGGCGGCGTGGACGTGTCGGACGAGCCGCACTCCGCCACCGCCTGGTACCCGGCCAACGACCACCCCTCGGACAAGGCCACCTTCCGGCTCACGGCCACGGTCCCCACCGGCTGGACGGTGGTCGGCAACGGACGGCCGGGCGCCACCACCACCGACCGGAACACGTCCACGTTCCGCTGGTACGAGGACCGGCCGATGGCCACGTACCTCAGCACGCTCGCCATCGACAGGTTCACGATGCGCACCTCGAAGCTCTCCGACGGCACTCCCGTCATCAACGCCTACAGTCCCGGGTCGCGCATCGACCCCGAGGCGGAGGCGGAGCTGCCGGAGATCATCGACTTCCTGGCCTCGAAGTTCGGCCCGTACCCCTTCTCCTCGGCCGGGGCGATCGTCGTCAGCGGCGACGACGGCGAGAGCCCGATCGCCCTGGAGACACAGAGCCGCCCGACGTACCACGGGGGTTTCTTCGACGCCTCCATGGTGCACGAGAACGCCCATCAGTGGTTCGGGAACAGCGTCTCCTTCAGCGACTGGCGCGACGGCTGCCTGGCCGAGTGCTTCGCCCAGTACGCCGGCCAGCTGTGGGACGAGGGAAAGCACGGAGCCGACCTGGACAAGGGCTTCTACGCCGACATGGTGGAGGAGAGCGAGGCGGACCCCGAGTTCTGGACGACGAGACTGTACGACCCCGGCCAGGGCAGTGAACTGGCCAACGCCCTGTACAGCAAGGGGTCCATGATGCTGCACGCGCTGCGCCGCACGGTCGGCGACGACGCGTTCTTCGGCACCCTCAAGCGCTGGCAGCGCGACCACCGTTACGGCAACGCGTCCTGGCCGCAGTTCGAGGCGCTCGCCCAGGAGGTCTCCGGCAAGGACCTCACCGGCTTCTTCCGGGCGTGGGCGCACGGCACCACCGTCCCGCCGGACAAGTACCTCTACCCCGGTTCCCTCGCGTCGCTCGCCCCGGCGGGCTGA